One segment of Pseudomonadota bacterium DNA contains the following:
- the csrA gene encoding carbon storage regulator CsrA, with amino-acid sequence MLILTRRVGETLVIGDEVTVTVLGVKGNQVRIGVNAPKEVSVHRQEIYDRIKQEQADSDDASNDVSQAS; translated from the coding sequence ATGTTGATTCTGACCAGGCGGGTCGGTGAAACGCTGGTCATCGGTGACGAAGTCACCGTGACCGTGCTCGGCGTCAAAGGCAACCAGGTGCGTATCGGCGTGAACGCGCCGAAGGAAGTCTCAGTGCACCGGCAGGAAATCTACGATCGGATCAAACAGGAGCAAGCGGACTCGGACGACGCGTCCAACGACGTCTCACAAGCCAGCTGA